The sequence below is a genomic window from Cicer arietinum cultivar CDC Frontier isolate Library 1 chromosome 6, Cicar.CDCFrontier_v2.0, whole genome shotgun sequence.
TATTATCACTATGAAGAGAGAAAGGACTCGTGTAACTTCCATCTCCTCCAAAAATTATAGACATGGGAAATCTTTGATGAAGACGAGGAGGAAGATCAGGTCTTTTTTCATCTCCACCGAGAAAGAAGTCTAGATATGCCAGCATCAAATCAGATGTTGCAGCTACCTGTGACATCATAGGTAAAGTAACTATACTAGCGAATACCATCAAACTATTCAAACAAGTCATAATAACTTAATGTGGCAGGAAGAGATGCCAAGGAAGTACTTATAGctaattcaaaattatataaacatactgtaaaattaaattaaattcactACAGGGAAGTAATGAGGTGTTTGGGGCATAAATTTATTAAGCCGAGATCCTAATTATGGTAAGGGAacaaatccataaaattaaatcTGAAGTACCTTCAACCCTTCATAAAGGGCTCGTGAACGGCATGAGCGCAAGCAAGCATGATCATACTCTGACCGAACAAATTCTCGAAGTTTCTGCAATTTCTTTCTCCGACACCTTTGCAGCCATGACCAAGCAAGGGGATATGCAGTGACACAAAGGATACTATATATAGACCCTTCCCACCATTGATAAGTAGCTAAACTATTAATCTCATCCACAAATCTATTGAAGGCATCTTCATATCTGCAACATGAAGTGGtataaataatagttaaaagatcaattttaatGCATAACCCGAACCAAAAACATCTTGCACAGTACACAGCTAAATATTGTTGAAAATGAATGAGGATACACTATATTTTACAGATGCATACACAATATCTTTTACTTGCTCTGGAGGACAATGAGGGAGATGCCAAGGTTCACTGAATGTATTTGGACCCTGGAAATATAACCTATGCACATGACTTGGAGATTCCTCACTTCTATTTGTTTCAATAATCTGAAAGATCATGGAAAGACAGTTAAAATCAAGTGTAACGTAGAACCAAGTCCCAAAGGTGGTGAGTATTAATGAAAGTGACATGGAAGAAGTTGGTTATGGGACCTCATTCAGTGATTCCAGAAAGGGGAAAGANNNNNNNNNNNNNNNNNNNNNNNNNNNNNNNNNNNNNNNNNNNACCTCATTCAGTGATTCCAGAAAGGGGCAAGAGTGGTTCAGTCGAGTGTCATTTCGAGCAGGAGTAAGGGCTGGTAAATCATCCACAGCTACATATTTCATCCGTGCAACGCTGAGAACTAGAGCAAGCACAATAAGGAGACCTAAGAGAAGAAGACCAAAAAACCATGGCCCACCAAAAGTGTATACCAACTCTTCGAAAGCTGTATAACAGTTTGGCATGTGATATCTATCAGATATGCACTTGTATGGACAAGGAGTCTCTGCCACGCCACCTTTTGAAAAGGAAATAGCAAAACTAATCAATTACAAAGTATTAtgcaataaatttttatcatgCAAAATTAAGATTACACCTCTGCACCTGCCAAAGGTTTGAAAGACTATGAGACTACTCAACCTCAAAAAACCTTCTAGGTAAATGTGCACACAAATATAACTTTGTCTTCATTCTTCCTTTCAGATGTGATGAAAGCAAACttcattattaaaattacctCGAACAGAAATATATATAGCCCGATGTGGAAGCTCGTGAGGAGGGCAGTTATGACAAAGTTCTCTATCAGACCCACTGACATTTTTGTATGTGCCAACAGGGCATTCNNNNNNNNNNNNNNNNNNNNNNNNNNNNNNTTCCTGTACCATGCAGTTAAAATGCAAGCAAGTCTAAGCCACTGAGAAGTTTATCTTCAAAATTTCATCTCAACTATAAATACAAGCAACATATTATATGTGACTGAAAAGCAAAAGATCACAGAACTGAAGTCCGTGATGTCCGCCCACCTAATTTTCTAAAACCCTTTCCAACTACacaaataattattgaaaattgtgAAGGACTATGGTTCATCTACCTCACAAAAGATACCATAAAGCCCTCTAGGACATGCATTTCCACTGATAGATCCATTTTTTCCAGGAAGACCCTGACCTCCACCAAAACCACCTCTGAAACCAGAAATAAAATCTCAACCAAAATGGTCTAGATTGATGAAAATTTATGCACACAAGTAAATTCACACACATCACATTGGCTATAAGCAACCCAAAAAAGGAGTTCTAGATGACATATGTTAGTTATAAACTGTCAAGTTATTGTAGAAAATTACTCGTGTtggattttttaaaacaaaaattgatctgCTAGATGACCCAAAAAAAGATTCATGAACTGGGCCAATCAAAAATCTTTTCACTGATAGAAGATGCATAAAACAAATGCAGTAGACTGaagtataaatttttgtataccAACCCAGTAATAATGCTACCCTTAACACTGGCAAAAGGGATGTATTCATCTCCAACTGGGATATTCAACCAATGAAAGTGAACCCTTCCACCACCTCCACCCCCACCACCGCTAGGACTTCCTTGTCCTCCAACTGTTGATATAGTGGAAGAGTTGGCAAGAGCCAACATCTGAACAAACAAAAGAACAGTTCCACCAGAGCCTCCACCAGGGCCAATACTCGACGCCCTACCATCCTGCTGCCTTCTTATGTCTTCTCCAAAGGATTCTCCATCAGCTCTAAGTGAACCATTCAAAGTCAATCTTGATAACGGGTGCTCCAATGAACCCATCACTGTCAAAgtcaagataataataataattatataaaaccACTTTTTTGCCTAAGAATGTTAATAGAAACAGTATTTTTTTATGCCACAATCGTATTTTAATGTTAATTCAGATCTTACCAATAATACCACCACCTGCAGTTGCACCGGCTAGACTATCATTTCCACTGCCACTACCGAGTTCACATGGTAAATCAGCATCCCCATATGTGGTACCGCCGTCAATGAAATTTCCATTATAATATCCATCCCCACCATATCCTCCATGCCCGCCTCCACCACCAATACCGTTTTCAAAATACCTTCCTTTACCCAACCCTCCAGTACAACCTGCAAGAGGTCCAAATAGCAATTTAATAGAACATCGTTAAAGCATTGAAATTGCACAACCCCTTAAGTGTGATGCATGAAATTTGGTATGGAGGTTGTATTTAGAGGCAATGACAATACCCAGCCCAGATACACTGATTATTCCAGAATATTCGACCTCTACACTTCTAACCCAATGAAAGTGCACAACAGAGCCAGTTATGGTGCCTTCAACACTAACATCTTCAACCCGACATATCTGCAGAAGGCAACAAAAATCCTAGACAATTATTGTCCTTTATAGAAAGAGATGGGACCAGTACAAAGATTAAACTCGAGTGGGGTTAATGGAAAAACCTGAAGAGTGAAAGCCAATGAAGAATTCACATTACAATCTTCAGGAGGATGGAGCAATTCAACAGGGCAATTTTCAACTTCACAGTACAGTTGTGGCGTCCTTGTCCTACCATTTCACACAAAATGAAAACAAGGTATGAAACCCAAGAAAAAAACTGCATGCTTCAGCTTTCTGATTAAGCTTTGCATAAACTTACATATTATCATCACCAGCAGCCTCCAAAGGGCCTCTTAAAACAGATCCAGGTCCAACCTTTACATTTCAAAGATGACAATTATTTAGTTAGTACAAACATTATAATACAGTTAGTAGagaaatcaatttcaaaatcccaagcTGAATAAATATACAAGAAACAAGAAGACAACATAAAAGTTATTTATGCTGATCCTTTATATGAGCATGTGTGGCACCCTTACTAGTTACTTCCATATATTTGTAAGCTAATTGTAACAGATAGTTTTAAAACATTAACATACTACTATAAAAGAGAAACATGTTTTCATACAGTTCAAGTAAGTGGTTACATGCAAAATATATGCCATGCACTACAGAAAAAAGGGTCACAAGCTAAATCCTCTAAAGCCCGTCACTTCACAAAACGCCCCTAAACTCCTAGTATGGCTATTATCTAAGATCTTTCTAATCCTGAAAGTTAGGACCGTGAATATTTGACATCTATCATAAAATGTGGCAAGTGTGGCATGAATAACTAAGATTATCCAAATGATGCCATTCCCAAGAAACCAGAAATCACAAAAACCATGTCCTCCATTGAAGAAAATATAGATATGACAAATCGACATCacaaaaaccatagaaaaactattcttttatttcttaataaaaccaacaaaaaaataGGACAGACATACAGAGAGGTAAGGCAcgaaaatttgaattaatatgCTCAGATATAGACTAcaacaaaaagttaaaaatatggaaactatgcaatatcaatattaattaatgcAACAGCGTAAAACTGTTAAACCTCAACCTAAAAGGTTTAGAAACTAGaaaaatagtaattatataAGACTTCATTCAATTAACCTGGTCGTCAGAACTTTCTGCGTGAAATAGAACTTTTGTCTAGAATATTAACTTAATATCTCTTAATGTGCGACCAGCCTAGTGAATGCCAACTCAACTTTTACCTGTCAATTTTTGCTGCACCTAAGTAGCCCTAATTTGATCTTTAGCAATTTCACTAGCAatacacttacacacaaaatatcCACCATAAAGCTTCAATTCAACCCGCCAAGTTTGTAACCCTGTTTATATCACTAATCCTAATGCTTAAAAATTTCTAACTCGAATGTTTGGCCTATATTCATAATAccaattttgaataaaaaacacTTCCTATCTCAAATCTTCAATCTACCTAGTTTGACCCTTCCTAACATTATCAAACCTTTAAAATGTTTAGGAATTTTGTAGAAGTCTTCAGCTGCcaacctaaatttataatactaAATACCACAACAAAtggaaattttaatattatcaaaGCTTTTTTACAAGAACTTCCATCAAAGTGACCCTTGTGACTGTCTTGTGTTTCATATCAGGTGTGCATAAACATTTTGTGAACATGGAGAAAGTGAACAATCTTTAATAGTCACTATGAGAATTTCAGTCTTTGACTTACACTGATGCTATAAAATAGTGACAAAATCAGATGTTGTGCTTCAATCAAATTTCCAGGTCCAGACAAGTTCAAATAACCTTGTCCATGAACTCCCAAATTTGCATTAGAATGAATAATAGATGAATCCTGGTCACCACCACATGGTTAAATGTATTATAGAGTGAGCAATAAAATTTAAGGCTCTGATTTAAATGAGAAGAATGCATCGGATAGCTACCTTGAGAACTACTAAGTTGCTAGCTTCAAGTACGGATGTCGCAACAATTAAATCACCATTAGCATCTATAAGCATCTTGGAATTCAACATCAGGTGAATCTTGACAGACATACGAAGAGCTCCaaatatctaattaaaaaaagaaactgtAAAAGAATGCAAAAggaaacatttaaaaaaaacacctCACAAATATTAAACCATGAAACAATGTTAATGCCTATCTCAATTAGGAGATATGATAACTTTTAGATTATTTCAGCTTGTAGGAAATGGTTTTTGACATAACATGGAAAAGAATAGGAAACGGTCATTAATTTGTACCTagctagtaaaaaaaaaagaaagaaagcaGCATATAAAAGTAACATGATTCAAGTAAAAAGTACTATTATTCCATGAAAAATAAGCCTTATAGTTCTGCTTACTTTGATTACAGAGTCACTCATCAGAAGCTCTTCTGCCATCAACTCAAACTCTGATGAACCGTAATGAGCAAGCCCAAAGCTTAAAGCAGCTCCATAGGTCAAACGAATTAGTCCACCGACCTGCAagttaatgaaaaataaaatttctgcAATACTTCAAACTCAATTACTATGATTTGAAAGAGGTCATTAAAAGTCATAATTTATAACCCTCCAAACAAAGTAACCTAAACTTCCTCTAAAAGttctaatattaaaatatatatcaaatttgatCCGTCTATAGTATTGTCTATCAGTTCAtgataattatttcaaaataaatatcccgacagaaaaataataacaatcgGCCAATAAAAAGGCAATATGTCGTCCTCCAAATCCAGTAGCTTAAAAGCTCATAAAGTTCCAATAATAACTAATTGTTCGGTTATAAAGAGTTTACTTCTGTCTTACACGGTTACACTTATATTACACGCCTCACTTTTCTCTTCTCTTCAAAAACTTCCTTCTTTTTCCAACAGCTAATGCATTATTATTCCATCACAACAAGGGCAATGAGCGCAATTTTTCAATCACCTGAACACGGCTCCAGTATAAAGGAAACAATGCCTTGGCCTGATTCTGGACATAAATATTTGTCCAAAGAGGCACCTTAGGAAACTCTAAAAGAAGTGTATCAGTTTGTGTAGACAAGTTGTGATTGCAAATTGTAAGACTGCGAGGAACAGCATCATAATATGTCCCTGCAGCACCAGCGTTGCCAGCACATCCAAGACTCACTCCTCCTGAAAAAATCCGGACAAGCTTTTTTATAGCATGTATTTTCTATAGTAAATTTAGTTAGctattaaatgaaatttttccGTCTAAAATTTAGTTGGAAGTGAAATAGAAGACAAGATCGCTGAATCTTCAAAACAACAATGACAGTATCACACCATGAACGAAGAATTCTGTATTGTCATGTCTGCTGAAAACGTTGATAGAAATTCTTCCTCCTCCACCGCCTGCGAATCCACCACCTCCGGTAGCACTAATCGTGCCAGATCCAGTCCTGCAATTAGCAGAGGACATGATTAGTTGCGTCACGACCTATTTTATTAGCTCAAGCAATCTGAAATTACACAGAAATAGAGAAAACCAGAAGCTCAATAGTACTTCATATATTTGCACATTGGAGACTACTTAATTGTATGCAATGATGCAAGTGCAACCGCTCTGCAAACGTTGATTAAACATTCCACACccataaacaaaacaaaaaagcaCATCACCAAGCACACTACCAATGTTGCCAATTGGAGATAGCAGAAAATGgcggtttgttcaaattccgctcTGCAATAGCAATAGTACTATAGCACcgctatttgacaatattttgtactaaatagcataTCGCAGAACAACGGCGATTTGTTCAATTTCTGCTACGCAATAGCATTATGGCGCCATTATTTAACAAATGCTGTCAACTACACAAGCAATCCATGCAAATTACATACTCACTAATCACTTGCTATAGGAGCATTGAGAAGGAGGTCCGAGGTCCAGGGTTCGATTTACTCTAACAAGTTCTTCCCTCCTCCTAACAAACTAAACGCCAACATTTACATATAAGAAAAAACAACTAACCACTCGcaataaatataatcaatccCATATAATACACaatcattaaatatatatcataaaacTGAATCAACAAATGCAATAACAAGAttaaaaagaaaggaaaagattTACATACATTCTATGAGCTTTAATAAAAATACTGCCTCCAGAACCACCTCCACCTTTGATCCCACCATCACCTCCATTGGCCAAAAGATCCCCAAAGAGTTCTATTGAATCAACAACTTCAAACCATATTCTTCCACCACCTTCACCACCAAAGCTCTCATTTTTACTAGTACTCCCTCCCTTACTCCCATAACTACAAGGCTTATGAAGCGATGACCAAGAATATGCATCACCACCCCAAACATCATCAGGAAGCTTAGTATTATCAGAAACACACGTGGCACCTCTTCCACCGTGTCCTCCACCAGCACCCTGTGTCCCCGACGGGGTGCCGCTTGTCTGAGCCGGTGGTTCACCGGCCAAACCAGTAACATTTATAACCGACCCATCAAACAAGCTTACATTTTGAGACGAAACAGAAACCGTACCAGCAATTATAACCGAACCATTCTGCAAAGTGAAATCCCTACTCATGTTAATCTTAATAACGCAACCCAAATTAGGGCAACTCAAATTGACGCCGGGAAGTATGTTTAGGGTTCCGTTTCCTTCTATATAAACATCACTGTTGAATATTAAACTCGAATTGAGATCGCATGAAGTGGTTAAAGAGCCAATTCCTTGAAGACCATCTTCGCACGAAAGTGAAGGAGGATGAGGCTCCGGCGGAGGAGGAGGAGGCGACGGAGGTGTGTAATCGCTGTAAAAAGAATCGAATTCTGAATCCATAATTGAGAAATCATGGTGCGAGTGTGAAGcaagaacaaaaacaaaaaggaaaggaaaggaaaaggTATAGTATAGAGAGAAAGAAAGGGTTTTGTGATTGTGAAGAATGAGAGCCATTAAAAAAGGAGGCAAACTCATCACAGAATTAGAGAcaaagatgatgatgatgataaaggTAAAGGGGTTTTTGGGAATTTGGAAGGAAAattgaagatgaaaaaaaaaaaagaacggTTTTGGTTTGAAAAGGGAATTTTgggagagaaagaaagaaattgagGAATGAGGAAACTTAAGACATAAGAAAAAGATAGTGAATAAAGAAAGTGGAAGTGAAAATGGAATTGGAATTGTAGAAAAAGGATGTTAGAAGGGAAGAGATAGTGAAGAAGAGAACAAAGAGGTGGCAGCGTGGTGGGACAGCACGCACGGCACGTGCACTTTCATTCACTTGTTTCTTTAACATTCTTCTTTTAATGTCGACTCATTAACTTGTTTCTTACGCTATTTGGTTCTTGTCTCGGGTTTTGGACTTTCTATTTCTAGTTAAGCATTACCAACCCATCACTGTGCCCTGTACGGCCCATCTCCTttctttttattcttaaatgcccttttttttttacatcaatTTTGGATGAGATTTATCTAGATTTATGCATTTAGAcagattaaaaatatcaaatttttcaacGTTCTAACTCAATCTCAAAAGTAAcaccatttgaaaaaaaattattttttatttatgaaatttattttcattactCAAATCAATCATTCatttactttaatatatatcatttttatgtATGGATGATTCTACTATTGATTTGATACCATACAATCCCTCTATTGTTGATTTGAATCTTGAAATTCCTTTATTAGTTGATTCTCATGATTTACTACTAACAAAGCTCGATTCCACAATATACAGATCATGATCTATGTATTTTTACAACTAAATCAACCACTTAAAGGTAAGTAAATAGTTATTTAGTTAATTTCCtttttattg
It includes:
- the LOC101492105 gene encoding uncharacterized protein isoform X2, whose protein sequence is MSLPPFLMALILHNHKTLSFSLYYTFSFPFLFVFVLASHSHHDFSIMDSEFDSFYSDYTPPSPPPPPPEPHPPSLSCEDGLQGIGSLTTSCDLNSSLIFNSDVYIEGNGTLNILPGVNLSCPNLGCVIKINMSRDFTLQNGSVIIAGTVSVSSQNVSLFDGSVINVTGLAGEPPAQTSGTPSGTQGAGGGHGGRGATCVSDNTKLPDDVWGGDAYSWSSLHKPCSYGSKGGSTSKNESFGGEGGGRIWFEVVDSIELFGDLLANGGDGGIKGGGGSGGSIFIKAHRMTGSGTISATGGGGFAGGGGGRISINVFSRHDNTEFFVHGGVSLGCAGNAGAAGTYYDAVPRSLTICNHNLSTQTDTLLLEFPKVPLWTNIYVQNQAKALFPLYWSRVQVGGLIRLTYGAALSFGLAHYGSSEFELMAEELLMSDSVIKIFGALRMSVKIHLMLNSKMLIDANGDLIVATSVLEASNLVVLKDSSIIHSNANLGVHGQGYLNLSGPGNLIEAQHLILSLFYSISVGPGSVLRGPLEAAGDDNMTRTPQLYCEVENCPVELLHPPEDCNVNSSLAFTLQICRVEDVSVEGTITGSVVHFHWVRSVEVEYSGIISVSGLGCTGGLGKGRYFENGIGGGGGHGGYGGDGYYNGNFIDGGTTYGDADLPCELGSGSGNDSLAGATAGGGIIVMGSLEHPLSRLTLNGSLRADGESFGEDIRRQQDGRASSIGPGGGSGGTVLLFVQMLALANSSTISTVGGQGSPSGGGGGGGGRVHFHWLNIPVGDEYIPFASVKGSIITGGGFGGGQGLPGKNGSISGNACPRGLYGIFCEECPVGTYKNVSGSDRELCHNCPPHELPHRAIYISVRGGVAETPCPYKCISDRYHMPNCYTAFEELVYTFGGPWFFGLLLLGLLIVLALVLSVARMKYVAVDDLPALTPARNDTRLNHSCPFLESLNEIIETNRSEESPSHVHRLYFQGPNTFSEPWHLPHCPPEQVKDIVYEDAFNRFVDEINSLATYQWWEGSIYSILCVTAYPLAWSWLQRCRRKKLQKLREFVRSEYDHACLRSCRSRALYEGLKVAATSDLMLAYLDFFLGGDEKRPDLPPRLHQRFPMSIIFGGDGSYTSPFSLHSDNILTSIMSQSVPPTIWYRLVAGLNAQLRLVRRGHLKITFSHIIGWLDVYANPRLATYGVRVDLAWCQPTASGYCQFGLVVHATENENMSSAGESCDDLRISEKQSGFLISPRIPVHHLTSNEHLVMPRRMSGGILNGKSLRTLKEKKTIYYPLAFIIYNTKPVGHQDLVGLVISILLLGDFILVLLTLLQMYSLSLVNFFLVLFVLPLGVLFPFPSGISALFSQGPRRSAGLARLYALWNLTSLVNVVVAFICGYIHYRAHLHDKHSNVQSWSFSMDESEWWMLPSGLFLCKIIQARLIDCHVANQEIQDSSLYSTDTNVFWNS
- the LOC101492105 gene encoding uncharacterized protein isoform X1; its protein translation is MSLPPFLMALILHNHKTLSFSLYYTFSFPFLFVFVLASHSHHDFSIMDSEFDSFYSDYTPPSPPPPPPEPHPPSLSCEDGLQGIGSLTTSCDLNSSLIFNSDVYIEGNGTLNILPGVNLSCPNLGCVIKINMSRDFTLQNGSVIIAGTVSVSSQNVSLFDGSVINVTGLAGEPPAQTSGTPSGTQGAGGGHGGRGATCVSDNTKLPDDVWGGDAYSWSSLHKPCSYGSKGGSTSKNESFGGEGGGRIWFEVVDSIELFGDLLANGGDGGIKGGGGSGGSIFIKAHRMTGSGTISATGGGGFAGGGGGRISINVFSRHDNTEFFVHGGVSLGCAGNAGAAGTYYDAVPRSLTICNHNLSTQTDTLLLEFPKVPLWTNIYVQNQAKALFPLYWSRVQVGGLIRLTYGAALSFGLAHYGSSEFELMAEELLMSDSVIKIFGALRMSVKIHLMLNSKMLIDANGDLIVATSVLEASNLVVLKDSSIIHSNANLGVHGQGYLNLSGPGNLIEAQHLILSLFYSISVGPGSVLRGPLEAAGDDNMTRTPQLYCEVENCPVELLHPPEDCNVNSSLAFTLQICRVEDVSVEGTITGSVVHFHWVRSVEVEYSGIISVSGLGCTGGLGKGRYFENGIGGGGGHGGYGGDGYYNGNFIDGGTTYGDADLPCELGSGSGNDSLAGATAGGGIIVMGSLEHPLSRLTLNGSLRADGESFGEDIRRQQDGRASSIGPGGGSGGTVLLFVQMLALANSSTISTVGGQGSPSGGGGGGGGRVHFHWLNIPVGDEYIPFASVKGSIITGGGFGGGQGLPGKNGSISGNACPRGLYGIFCEECPVGTYKNVSGSDRELCHNCPPHELPHRAIYISVRGGVAETPCPYKCISDRYHMPNCYTAFEELVYTFGGPWFFGLLLLGLLIVLALVLSVARMKYVAVDDLPALTPARNDTRLNHSCPFLESLNEIIETNRSEESPSHVHRLYFQGPNTFSEPWHLPHCPPEQVKDIVYEDAFNRFVDEINSLATYQWWEGSIYSILCVTAYPLAWSWLQRCRRKKLQKLREFVRSEYDHACLRSCRSRALYEGLKVAATSDLMLAYLDFFLGGDEKRPDLPPRLHQRFPMSIIFGGDGSYTSPFSLHSDNILTSIMSQFSYKSQNSSASLDKQ